A single genomic interval of Corvus cornix cornix isolate S_Up_H32 chromosome 11, ASM73873v5, whole genome shotgun sequence harbors:
- the SHCBP1 gene encoding SHC SH2 domain-binding protein 1: MAEPRPPGPQGDGRDSPAAGAGAGPRDRAEQAERDLHREDAESDSSADSWSDYGSRDKPGTTLGRTVPDGNVLFPDIFHTDHLLFYERFRAYQDYILADCKASEVKQFIAEYLGKVLEPSGWQAIWRTDVFEVLVGVVGVNFLALKAVVQLSEPFLCESQDGSFTLECMQELLELKEHQILLQELWVVYDESGEFDQTALAIEHVRFFYQCIWRTWDEEEEDEFDYFVRCVEPRLRLHYDVLEHRVPSGLVADYQNLLAKCEELYEKFLNVRNSISSNDSDSEAENVSMVEGLKLYDKVEHLKQKLKLIENPLLRYVFGYQKYGSLQAKGLRPTGAKVTHVVPWTMTASLLHLLARDKLCPESCEGLEIQFHCDPLAAVNACYEGDRVIICPGHYVVDGVFCIADSVEIEGYGLPDDVVIEKQGKGDNFFDCTGANIKISNLKLVQHDAVEGILNVHHGKTTLENCVLQCETTGITVRTSAELLMKNSDLYGAKGAGVEIYPGSACTLLHNGIHHCKEGILVKNFLDEDYEAPKITMVNNMIHNNEGYGVVLVRPVMASEMKDASAQGTKGNTQPTQAGDETACAEGSRQEQPGCVTDELELYKRAGTSEQTENNSEIANVLGATSAKKCQMHKKRLSELGFTEADDNLMSQKMFVSVEGNQFKWNGKGSFGIFLF, from the exons ATGGcggagccgcggccgccgggACCGCAGGGGGATGGCCGGGACTCGCCGGCTGCCGGTGCCGGCGCCGGCCCGCGGGACCGCGCCGAGCAGGCCGAGAGAG ATCTGCACCGGGAAGATGCTGAGAGTGATTCGAGTGCTGACTCCTGGAGTGACTATGGCAGTCGTGACAAACCAGGGACTACTTTAGGAAGAACAGTGCCAGACGGGAACGTGctttttccagatatttttcaCACCGATCATCTTTTGTTTTACGAGCGATTCAGAGCTTACCAGGATTACATCTTGG cTGACTGCAAAGCTTCTGAGGTGAAGCAGTTCATAGCCGAATACCTGGGGAAGGTCCTTGAGCCCTCTGGCTGGCAGGCAATCTGGCGCACTGATGTGTTTGAGGTCCTTGTTGGG GTGGTTGGTGTGAATTTCTTGGCTCTGAAGGCAGTTGTGCAGCTCAGTGAGCCGTTCCTGTGCGAGTCCCAGGATGGCAGCTTTACCCTGGAATGCatgcaggagctcctggagctgaaGGAACATCAgatcctgctgcaggagctgtgggttGTGTATGATGAGTCAGGAGAGTTTGACCAGACAGCACTAGCCATAGAGCATGTCAG GTTCTTCTACCAGTGCATCTGGAGGACGTgggacgaggaggaggaggatgagttTGATTACTTCGTTCGATGTGTTGAGCCTCGACTGAGACT GCACTATGATGTCCTGGAACACCGGGTGCCTTCTGGGCTGGTAGCTGATTATCAGAACTTGTTGGCTAAATGTGAAGAACTTTATGAGAAGTTTTTAAATGTGAGGAACAGCATATCAAGCAATGATTCGGactcagaagcagaaaatgtttccatGGTGGAAGGACTAAAATTGTATGACAAAGTGGAGCACttaaaacaaaagctaaaaCTAATTGAGAATCCTCTGCTGAG GTACGTGTTTGGTTACCAGAAGTATGGCAGCCTCCAGGCTAAAGGACTGAGACCAACGGGTGCCAAGGTCACTCATGTTGTGCCCTGGACCATGACAGCAAGTCTGCTTCATCTGTTGGCAAGGGATAAACTTTGCCCAGAATCTTGTGAAGGCCTAGAAATACAG TTTCACTGTGATCCACTGGCAGCTGTAAATGCCTGTTATGAAGGAGACAGAGTCATCATCTGTCCTGGTCATTATGTTGTCGATGGCGTCTTCTGCATTGCTGATTCCGTTGAGATAGAAG GCTATGGCCTGCCAGATGATGTCGTGATAGAAAAACAAGGTAAAGGAGACAACTTCTTTGACTGTACAGGAGCCAATATAAAGATCTCCAATTTGAAGTTAGTACAACATGATGCTGTGGAGGGGATTTTAA ATGTCCATCATGGGAAAACCACGCTGGAGAATTGTGTGTTACAGTGTGAAACCACAGGAATAACAGTGAGGACATCAGCTGAGCTACTGATGAAAAACTCAGATCTTTATGGGGCCAAG GGTGCTGGTGTGGAAATCTATCCAGGAAGTGCGTGCACCCTGCTGCACAATGGGATCCACCACTGCAAGGAGGGAATACTGGTCAAG AACTTCTTAGATGAGGATTATGAGGCTCCCAAGATAACCATGGTTAATAATATGATCCATAATAATGAAGGATATGGTGTGGTCCTGGTTAGACCAGTGATGGCCTCTGAAATGAAGGATGCTTCAGCACAGGGAActaaag GGAATACACAACCTACCCAGGCAGGTGATGAGACAGCCTGTGCCGAGGGCTCCAGACAAGAGCAACCTGGATGTGTAACTGATGAGTTGGAGCTTTATAAGCGAGCTGGGACTTctgaacaaactgaaaacaactCTGAAATTGCAAATGTACTTGGGGCTACTTCTGCGAAGAAGTGCCAGATGCACAAGAAAAGACTGAGTGAACTGGGCTTTACAGAAGCTGATGACAACTTAATGTCACAGAAAATGTTTGTCTCTGTTGAGGGCAATCAGTTCAAATGGAATGGGAAAGGAAGCTTTGgtatctttcttttctga